In one Cryptococcus deuterogattii R265 chromosome 9, complete sequence genomic region, the following are encoded:
- a CDS encoding mitochondrial protein — MPIRAFTPGLSLRLRPQVRLQSKSYTTVGAHIPHGHAHHAHHAQRVPYKGPSALRKWGIRLALAIAFPATYILGAAFPPQLVLLIFPRFSPPPPHKDSVRGKAHTNDVEDCMQKLQLVENTRKEIQAGAEWYETRPYDKYDPQKVHNSLTAGTLRGPGKLAIPPVLFAKKDESEAVAVIHLGRALCGHDGIIHGGLLATVLDETLGRNALLNLPSRIGVTANLNINYRSPCMADQFVVVKTKLVELKGRKCTVEAKMETLNGELVADAKALFIEPKWAQFLASSGVTEAMGRPLAQPENEPGLLDNDVEKIV, encoded by the exons ATGCCTATCAGAGCTTTTACACCTGGCCTCTCCCTTCGCCTTCGTCCACAGGTCAGGCTTCAGTCAAAGAGCTATACCACAGTTGGAGCGCACATCCCTCATGGCCATGCTCATCATGCTCACCATGCTCAGCGAGTCCCATATAAGGGACCTTCAGCGCTGAGAAAGTGGGGTATTCGCCTTG CCCTGGCCATCGCCTTTCCAGCCACATACATTCTCGGAGCAGCATTTCCCCCTCAGTTAGTGCTTTTAATCTTCCCTCGCTTCTCGCCCCCGCCTCCGCACAAGGATAGTGTGAGGGGAAAAGCACACACAAATGACGTGGAAGACTGCATGCAAAAGCTCCAGCTGGTTGAAAATACGCGAAAGGAAATTCAGGCAGGCGCAGAATGGTACGAAACGA GACCTTATGACAAGTACGATCCTCAGAAAGTCCACAACTCGCTCACTGCCGGCACCCTCCGTGGTCCCGGTAAACTCGCAATCCCTCCTGTTCTTTTTGCcaaaaaagatgaatcGGAAGCAGTCG CCGTCATCCATCTTGGTAGAGCACTCTGCGGTCACGACGGTATCATACACGGCGGTCTTCTCGCTACTGTCCTGGATGAGACGCTCGGCCGCAACGCTCTCCTTAACCTTCCGTCCCGTATCGGTGTCACCGCAAACTTGAACATCAACTATCGTTCCCCTTGTATGGCTGATCAATTTGTTGTCGTGAAGACTAAGCTGGTGGAAttgaagggaagaaagtgtACCGTCGAAGCTAAGATGGAGACACTGAACGGGGAGCTTGTGGCTGATGCAAA GGCGCTCTTCATTGAGCCCAAGTGGGCTCAATTCCTTGCATCCTCTGGAGTTACAGAAGCGATGGGTCGACCACTCGCTCAGCCTGAAAATGAGCCTGGGCTACTGGATAACGAcgttgagaagattgtgTAA